The Engystomops pustulosus chromosome 3, aEngPut4.maternal, whole genome shotgun sequence region ctctgcatgccgtcccctatagtgtcagggtcaattattgcatgttttagatgctatctagcctcattcggtcactctgtcatggccatgctgttgcccataattttggcatgatgatgcgattaagcagcctcagaggcatccatgcatgctgcccctgctgtttcctgtccatttccgtggtgtttccatccttttctgaggttcccaggtgtttggccaagcttccctgtgcagaaccatggtccccttgaaaaatgctcgagtctcccattgacttcaatggggttcgttattcgagacgagcactcaagcatcgggaaaagtttgtctcgaataacgagcacccgagcattttcgtgctcgctcatctctagatccaGTCTCATTTCCCACTTCTCAACATTTGGTGGCTGAGCAGATTTCCAGTTATACATATACATTTAGCTATCAGCAGGCCTTTCATCACATACAATATATGTGACCGCGGGCCCACTACTCCAACTTTAGTACCCAGGACACATATTTTTGGATCATTAGGTATCTGACTTGAAAATATTAATTGTAGTCTTTtgacaacaaaataaaaaaaattacaaggtTCCACAGTGATGGTGGAGCCTAGTCTTCAGATAGGAGTAGCTGCGGGCCACACCTTGTGTCATGTGCAAGATGATCATGTCCTAGTTCGGGTAATGAACATGAATGACCATGTAGTGACATTGCCACCCCAAGAGCACATGGCAGAAGTGCTCTCAGGGTATACAGAAGTGCTCTCTGTATAGGAAGTACAGATCTTAGGTCAATCTGTGGGCTCAGAGGGGGTGGGGTTGACCACAGCAGAGAACTCCAAACTGTCCTCAGTCCTAGCCCCTGCCTGGGTGCTTTCTTCCTACATGAGGCAGACTTTGGCCTTACATAAACACTACAGCATGAGATTCTAACTGGGGATGCTCCCCACTTAGGCACCGTTACCAGCATATTCCTACAGCCATGTATCAGGAGGTCAAggacatgttaaaaaaaatgcaagagtTGGAGGACGTCCTTGCCGATAAGAGCCCCAGGGCTTCCACAATTGTGTTAGGGCTTCCGGGCCTGTGTGGATTATAGACATCCTAATAATTGCACAAGAGGTGCTTGCCTACCCACTTTCCCGCATTGAGGATTTGCTGGCAGCACCCAATTCTTTTCTAGACTTGGCTAGTGGGTACTGGCAGGTGCAATTGCTGAGAATGATCATGAGAGTCTTTGTTACCCCCATGGGGCTGTTTGAGTTCCTCCGCATGCTATTTGGACTAAACAATGCATCAGCCATGTTCCAGAGACTGATTGAGCTATGCCTGGGGGTCTTAAACTATGAGTGCCTGCAGATCTACCTCAATAACATCATCATATTCTCATCCTCATTCGCAGGGCACCTGAAGCAGTTTGACCGTCTGAAGTTGAAGCCCCACAAATGTCATCTGTTCCGGGAGAGCGTAGAATATTTGGGCCATATAGTTTCCAAAGATGAGGTCTTGCCCGTGGACTCCAGGGTATGTACAGTGCAGCAATGACGcacccccccatacagtgaatgaACTACGGTCCTTCTTGGGGCTAGTGGGGTATTATTGGCATTTCCTTTAAGACTTTACTAAGATCACAGGTCTTTGTATGCTCTACTTTAGGTAGCCACCCTGGAGGAGGCCAAACAAAGAGTGCTTCCTTGGAATGATGGATGATGCAGAACAGGCCTTTTTGGCATTGAAGAGACTGTTAACCAGAGCTCTGATTCTGGCTTACGCGGGTTATAATTTGCCCTTTGTGCTGCAGACTGACAAGAGCTTGAAGGGTTTGGGGCTGTGCTGACCCCGGTGCAAGACGGCCAGGAGAGAGTCATAGCATACGCCTGCAGACTTTAAGAGAAGGGGAAAAGAAACCTGATAACTACAGTTCAATCAAGCTAGAATTGCTGGAAGTAGTTTGGGCCATTTCATAGAGGTTTTCTGATATCCTGCCTGGGTCACAGTTCACATTGATGATCAACAATAACCCATTAGTTCATCAGGAGATTGCTAAGTTGGGGGCGCTGGAGCAGCTGTGAGTTTTACAGTATCGTCCGGGACGGAAAAATGCTAATGTAGATGCGTTATCCTGTAACCCTGTTGAGACACCTACTGATACCACAGATGAAGACTGGGGAGGAGATGAGACTCCTAACTTCAGTCAACCCATGCCGCCTCATAGGTCTGTTGTGGTTCAGGATATCAAAGCTGAAGTTTGGACCAAGGGTCTAAAGAAGATTAAAGGAATTGGCAGCAAAGTGATCTCCAGATACGAAAAAGTGCGAGATTGGCTACAGAGGTCCTACATCAGATGAGCAAGATGCCCTCTCATCAGATGAGAAGAGGATCTGGCAGCAGACAGAGATCtggcagcagagagagaggctgactGTCCGAGAGGATGTGCTCTACAGGCCAGTGCAGCTACCCTCTGAGATAAGCCCTACCTGGCAAGTGGTGGTGCCTTCCAAGGAGGTGGAGGGAATAGTACTGTGGATGCATGAAAAAAATGGACACTTTGGTTCTACCAAAACTTTTGAGTGGCTACAAAGGTATTATTTCCACCCCAGCATGAGAAGACTAACTGAGGATGTATGTAACAGATCCAGAATTTTGCCTTGCTCGAGCATCAGAGCACCAGGCACCGGTAAGAAAAATCCAAACTTGTTATTCATTACAGCTAGTTATGATGGACTAACTCACTGAGGAAGAATCTGTGCGAGGGTTCAAATAGATCTCTTTACAAAGTTTGCATTTGCCATCCCAGCACGTGACCAAACAGCGGAGACTGTCGCATTGGCCTTATGGAAGAATTTTATTCTGGTGTATGGGTGTCCCAATCAACTGCACTCTGATCAAGGAGCCTGCTTTGAAGGACAAGTCATTGAAGAGctttattacattacaaagaccaAACCTTATCAACCGCGAGGTAACGGTGCTTGTGAGTGCATGAATAGAACTTTGCTGCAAATGCTGCAAACCCTAGAAGAGGGAAAGGTGGCCAGACTTTGTGGCTGAGCTAGTGTGGGTCTCCAACAATACGGTGCACTATTCTACAGAATGTTCACCCCTCCTTGCTAATGTTTGGTAGAGGTGGTCTCTATTGCTGGAAACCCAATAGACTGCCCCTTAGATCTTAGAAAAGACCCGGCGCACTATGTTCCAAGAATGGGTTTATTAATCcaataaaaccataaaaattcaataaaaattggtaaaatcaagacgcgtttcggatccggaacAGATCCTTCTTCAGTTGTATTACATAGTCTAATTGTGgacaatcattatatacatattttttggcGCGTTCCCGGTAACGGGGCGGGAAGCGCCATGCAGAAAAATGAATGGATGACAGATATCATCGATTTTGacaattaaaaaaatgcatgagaAACAAATGGAAgagcataaaaaatatacatcatattaacataatttaaaaacaaatataaaaattaaaaccttatcTTAAATATGTGATGGATAAATCTCTGACAGTGGAGGTGTGCTACGTATATCGGTACATCCCCGTTCTTTCTCCGGTACGGGGTGAGACAAACTACTAAGATGGATGCGACAGGGATTGTAGAACTACATCTACGGAAGCCTGGAAGGGCCAAATTACTGAAACACACACCGAGGTATACTGTGGAAGACGGTACCCAGTGCGTGCAGAGACAACTTGTCAGTGATGTGTATTACCCGGATTCTACTGTATGGATAACTAGGTCTCCTGCCTGCTATATATCAATAATATGGGGGTTAGGTAAGTATATAATGCTAAAGTGGATAGCAACAGGCTGTACTAAAATCGTTTCGGTAACCTTATTTAGACCTAGTGGTTTCAGCGTTTTTAGTTTGAACATCCAATAGATTTCCTTACGTTTGAGGATTTCGAATCTGTTAGATGTTTCTTTACTGACATGGTCTATTGGAGTGATATTGTATTTAATGTCATGTTTATGTTTCTTTTCCTTATTTCTGGATAAACTGTGTTTGTTGTTACCATGCTGAATACTGAATCTATGTTGATTGAGGCGACAATGGAGGGGTTGTGTTGTTCTCCCTACATACTGTAATCCACACTGGCACTCAATTAAGTAGATTACATAACGGGATTGACATGTCATATTGGTTTTGATCTGAAATTTGTCTTCGGAGTGTTTAGAACAAAAGGTATCAGTACCATGTTTAATCACTTTACAACATTGGCAATTCTTGCTGTTGCATTTAGTAACTTTTTTGTATGCTGGGGGCGGTTTTTGTTGGAGTGTCCTGGCTCTCCTATATGTAAATCTTGGGTTCTCGGAAATATTGTTTTCCAAATATGGATCATTACGCAGAATGTGCCAGTGTTTTCTGACCGCAGTTTCTATCTCTTTGTGGTTGTTAGTATATGTAGTAATGAATCTGATATCTGAGTCTCTATTGTCACCAtcgtttttctttttccttttttctttttctggggGTTGTAGACATTCTGCATGGGAATGTTGGCTGGCTCGACTCATAGCGTCTTTTATTAGCTTTTTTGGGTAGCCTTTCTCAGTGAACCTTGTCTCAATGATTTTTGCCTGTTCATGAAAGGTGGTGTCATCTGTGCAATTCTTCCTTATCCTTAAAAATTGGCTGTAGGGTATGTTGTGTAACCATTTTTTATGGTGGTTACTCTTAAAGTTGAGGTAACTGCTGGTATCAACCGTTTTGAAGTATGTTTCAGTTATAATTGTACTCTCATTGTGTTTGATAattaaatctaaaaattcaattttttctttttgggtATTGAGGGTTAGTTTTATACCCCATTTATTCTTATTGATTTCCTCAAAGTACTCTTCGAGTGCCGTTTTTTCACCTTTCCAGATCATAAATAGGTCATCTATGAATCTGAAATAGGTGATAAGGTGGCCTTTATGTAGTTCCTTGGGGGTAATGTATAAATCttcaaaaaaccccataaaaatattAGCATATGAGGGACAATAAATAGTGTGATAGGTTGCTGGTAAGACTCTGAACATTCGACACTATCGGGCGGCCGGGGGGTATTTTGGGATTCTTGTGCATCTCGGGGAGATGGTAGAAGTACGGTTTATTAGGTTGGGAAATAGAAataaatttcttttctttttttatttaggaACCATAACTACTGAGGAATTCTACACATCGAGCGCCCCCGCTCTCTCCccccttctttcttcttgctaaTGTTTGGGAGAGATAGTTGATATCCCTTCAGCCTCATGATGGTCGCCAACAAACATGAGGTGGAAGAATTGACTTCTCAGACATGGATGGGGGATCATCGTAAAAGCATGCAGGATGTATAACCTGGTCTGAGCCTTCGTGATCTGGTAGCAAATAGAAAGCAGAGAGAACTTCCCTTGCAGATCAGAGACGGTGTGATGGTGAGAAACAAGACAGCCCAAAGGAGAGGGAAGCTGTGTTGGTGGTAGGAACCATAGGCATATGAAGTTGTTTGGTAGCCAAAGCCACACATTCCGGTtttcaaggtaaaaaaaaatatgcctgGGAACTGGGGCTCCGGGCAGGGTAGGAGCACCCCGAAAGACAAGATAGTCGGAGAAAGGAGGAACAAACAAGCACAAACCTCATGTGATATTGTTGAGTGAATGTTACACTCAACGTGAAAGTTTCAAAACTCACCTGAAATGTGGTGATAATAGACCTTTTTAAATTGCCGTCCTCGATAACCACGTCCAACCATGGACCAGGATCCTGGAGACGTGTAAAGAAATGCTTGTAAGGACCCGAGGGGGTAGCGGACCGGCGCTCAGTAACTTgctcaaaaaaagtctcaaattgtTGGAACCAATTCACATTTATTCTCatgatgcctgatgaaagctccggtCCGGAGCTGAAACGCATCCCAACCTGTAatctgaacttttttttgagcAAGTTACTGAGTGCCAGTCCGCTACCCCCTCGGGTCCTTGCAAGTATAGGTTTTCGAGGTCCAGAAGGGAAGCAGGGACCCACCATTATGGTGCATCAGAATTTGAGGCCATGTGCCTTTGTTACTAGACCCCCTGTTACCAAAGAAAGTGTCCCGCAGCTTCCAGATAATCGATGAGGAGTGGTGGCTCCCCCAATGGCTGATCAACCACCGCTGGAACCCAGGACAAAATGTGCCCCTCACAGAGATGGGAGAAGGGTGGGAGAGAGTACCATAGTAGAGGAATCTACCCCATTTTTTCACTCTAAACGTTCCAACTTTGGCAGAAGGCCAGCTCGATTTGAGGATTACATTGTGCAAACTCAGGTTGTCGGGGTGGCAACCCTTAGACCCTGGAGAGGAGGTGTaacaaggggctgcagtgtggatcTTTGTCCAGTAGATGACATCAGAGTACAGAGGAGGAGATTGTGGAAGGGGCAGGAAGAAGAAGTGTGTCTGTCGTCTCCCCTGCTACTTTACACACTGAGCACTTCCTGGGAACAGCTCTCCAGATGGGACACAGGCAGGAAGCAACATGTGCTGTCACCTCCTTCCACTGCAGTGctatgtatgtgcaacatcctccaccagggcctagcctttcctcGTGGCCTGGATGAAGCCGGGGTCTGGAATATCCGAGTGGCTGGCtgcactgatgtcacggtgcttggtatggggaacggaGACCTTGGCCTGgtaaggtctccagcaggtggagtGTGCAAGAAAATAGGGGGATAGGCTGATagaataggtttctccctggggcaaccccgatgtgtagatagggatcccggttgatggaggatggggagctcaTGATGGTGTACAGcctaatccagggatcactcTCCGACAAGTTGGTGCAGAataaacttacagttctttattggaacagcaggcaatggcctaaaACATCAGCAGAGCTTTAGCTGGAAGGAGATACCTCTTACTATACCTCATCCCATACCTCATCCCAGCCCTGATTGTATTTGCCTTTCCAGCATCTGCCTGGCATTGATTACTAAATATTACCGTCCACCGGGCTCCAATGTGACCTATGACCAGTGCAAGAAAATTCAGaatgaaacatttaaaaaagtaaCTTCAGTCCATATTTGATGCTGATAGAATTTATTGATAGCAAATGATTGGTTAAAAGAGGATTTGTAGATCAAGTTTCATTCAAATCAAAGGAAAGTGACGCTGAGTAGATGTATTGTACTTAGGAATGACATACAGGATCTATTGCTCCATTATTGTCAATGCATTTCCTACAGTTGTTATTGTTGCAGCGATATAACGGGATCGCATTGTTCAGAGACGGCCAGGAAATAAATAACTTCATCTGATCGCGATCAGGGCCGTACACGTATCTGAAGGCAAAGGCTCTGTTGCTGGGAAGATTTCTCAGACTTTCGAGTCCGTACTTGAGATTATATTTGACATCAGGATTAGCACATTGGTCAATACAAGGAGAGAGCGCGGAGTAGAATATGACACACCCGAGCCGGTCAGCAGCGTCGCCCAAAAGCCACCCAATAGGGGAATCATTGTGCTCGGAATACGCGGTAGGGTATAGCAGGCGATATTCTGCATGATCAGTATAAGGTCCTGTTACTATGGGTTTAGCTGCCACCAGTCGACCTCCTTCATAGATGTGTCCACTATTTAGTCTATTCTGCACCGTACGGCTGCTGATATCCCTCAGGGCAGTCCGCAGAGCCGCTTCTTGTAGACCGCCATTACATTCATTTGCTGTGAACTTGACAAAAAAAGCGTATTCTCCTTGAAGACCCCTGTTATAGCAAAAAGAATAATACAGAAAGTGAAAAAAATTAATCATATTCTGGGTAGAAGGTAATATCTCCTCCTATATATTCTCCATGGACATGAGAGATTATACAATAAACAGAAGAGCTGGAGATGCATGTGAGGGTACATCCACACGACCGtctgtccccatagacagcaatggttgAATGCTCTCTTTCCCCATGAAAGCACAAATAATGTAGTGCACATTGAGCCAACACACATTTACCTTTCTGTCCCTCAATATTTATCCAGGTAGTAACCACAGGGACAGATTGAGGTTGGTGGAGACCCCTGGGTGAAAAAAAATGTCCCTTcctcccaaaaaattaaaaagggaacATTGACCCCAATGTGAATATTGGTTCTCCTGAGATTCCCCAGCAACAATATTGTTCCATTACTGATACCAAAATCACAACTTATCAGCCACAGAGTATGGCAGGTCACCAGCTCCACTGACAGATGGGTCCTGGGACACAGCAGTgtatgcagaacctcatcatacacacctcatctgctgcagaacctcatcatacacacctcatctgctgcagaacctcatcatacacacctcatctgctgcagaacctcatcatacacacctcatctgctgcagaacctcatcatacacacctcatctgctgcagaacctcatcatacacacctcatctgctgcagaacctcatcatacacacctcatctgctgcagaacctcatcatacacacctcatctgctgcagaacctcatcatacacacctcatctgctgcagaacctcatcatacacacctcatctgctgcagaacctcatcatacacacctcatctgctgcagaacctcatcatacacacctcatctgctgcagaacctcatcatacacacctcatctgctgcagaacctcatcatacacacctcatctgctgcagaacctcatcatacacacctcatctgctgcagaacctcatcatacacacctcatctgctgcagaacctcatcatacacacctcatctgctgcagaacctcatcatacacacctcatctgctgcagaacctcatcatacacacctcatctgctgcagaacctcatcatacacacctcatctgctgcagaacctcatcatacacacctcatctgctgcagaacctcatcatacacacctcatctgctgcagaacctcatcatacacacctcatctgctgcagaacctcatcatacacacctcatctgctgcagaacctcatcatacacacctaagctgctgcagaacatgatacacacctcagctgttgcagaacagatggatgagccgggcagcagagaggagaggcagaggagaagccaagagacagagggatgagccgagcagcagagaggagaggcagaggagaagccaggagacagagggatgagccgggcagcagagaggagaggcagaggagaagccaggagacagagggataagccgggcagcagagaggagaggcagaggagaagccaggagacagagggattagccgggcagcagagaggagaggcagaggagaagccaggagacagagggatgagccaggcagcagagaggagaggcagaggagaagccaggagacagagggatgagccaggcagcagagaggagatgcagaggagaagccaggagacagagggatgagccgggcagcagagaggcagaggagaagccaggagacagagggatgagccgggcagcagagaggagagacagaggagaagccaggagacagagggatgagccgggcagcagagaggagaggcagaggagaagccaggagacagagggataagccgggcagcagagaggagaggcagaggagaagccaggagacagagggataagccgggcagcagagaggagaggcagaggagaagccaggagacagagggatgagccgggcagcagagaggagaggcagaggagaagccaggagacagagggatgagccgggcagcagagaggcagaggagaaaccaggagacagagggatgagccgggcagcagagaggagagacagaggagaagccaggagacagagggatgagccgagcagcagagaggagaggcagaggagaagccaggagacagagggataagccgggcagcagagaggagaggcagaggagaagccaggagacagagggatgagccgggcagcagagaggagaggcagaggagaagccaggagacagagggatgagccgggcagcagagaggagaagccaggagacagagagatgagctgggcagcagagaggagaggcagaggagaagccaggagacagagggatgatccgggtagcagagaggagaggcagaggagaagccaggagacagagggatgagccgggtagcagagaggagagacagaggagaaggcaggagacagagggatgatccgggtagcagagaggagaggcagaggagaagccaggagacagagggatgagccgggtagcagagaggagagacagaggagaaggcaggagacagagggatgatccgggtagcagagaggagaggcagaggagaagccaggagacagagggatgagccgggcagcagagaggagaggcagaggagaagccaggagacagagggatgatccgggtagcagagaggagaggcagaggagaagccaggagacagagggatgagccgggcagcagagaggagaggcagaggagaagccaggagacagagggatgagccgggcagaggagacagagggatgatccgggtagcagagaggagaggcagaggagaagccaggagacagagggatgagccgggcagcagagaggagaggcagaggagaagccaggagacagagggatgagccgggcagcagagaggagaggcagaggagaagccaggagacagagggatgagccgggcagcagagaggagaggcagaggagaagccaggagacagagggatgatccGGGTagcagagaggcagaggagaagcgaggagacagaggCATGAGCCGggcaggggagacagagggatgagccgggcagcagagaggagaggcagaggagaagccaggagacagagggttgagccgggcagcagagaggagtggcagaggagaagccaggagacagagggatgatccgggcagcagagaggagagacagaggagaagccaggagacagagggatgatccgggtagcagagaggagaggcagaggagaagccaggagacagagagatgagccaggcagcagagaggagaggcagaggagaagccaggagacagagggatgagccgggcagcagagaggagaggcagaggagaagccaggagacagagggatgagccgggcagaggagacagatggatgagccgggagcagagaggagaggcagaggagaagccaggagacagagggatgagccgggcagcagagaggagaagccaggagacagagagatgagccgggcagcagagaggagaagcagaggaaaaGCCAGGAAACAGAGGGATGagtcgggcagcagagaggagaggcagaggagaagccaggagacagagggatgagccgggtagcaaagaggagaagccaggagacagagggatgagccgggcagcagcgaGGAGAGGCagtggagaagccaggagacagagggatgagccacgcagccgagaggagaggcagaggagaagccaggagacagagggatgagccgggcagcagagaggagaggcagaggagaagccaggagacagagggatgagccgggtagcagagaggagagacagaggagaaggcaggagacagagggatgatccgggtagcagagaggagaggcagaggagaagccaggagacagagggatgagccgggcagcagagaggagaggcagaggagaagccaggagacagagggatgagccgggcagcagagaggagaggcagaggagaagccaggagacagagggatgagccgggcagcagagaggagaggcagaggagaagccaggagacagagggatgatccgggtagcagagaggagaggcagaggagaagccaggagacagagggatgagccgggtagcagagaggagagacagaggagaaggcaggagacagagggatgatccgggtagcagagaggagaggcagaggagaagccaggagacagagggatgagccgggtagcagagaggagagacagaggagaagccaggagacagagggatgagccgggcagcagagaggagaggcagaggagaagccaggagacagagggatgatccGGGTagcagagaggcagaggagaagcgaggagacagaggCATGAGCcgggcagaggagacagagggatgatccgggtagcagagaggagaggcagaggagaagccaggagacagagggatgagccgggcagcagagaggagaggcagaggagaagccaggagacagagggatgagccgggcagcagagaggagaggcagaggag contains the following coding sequences:
- the LOC140122781 gene encoding uncharacterized protein, encoding MGHMTLTLLCLAAYILAVTPLEPDAVFRATTYINNNIFSGLQGEYAFFVKFTANECNGGLQEAALRTALRDISSRTVQNRLNSGHIYEGGRLVAAKPIVTGPYTDHAEYRLLYPTAYSEHNDSPIGWLLGDAADRLGCVIFYSALSPCIDQCANPDVKYNLKYGLESLRNLPSNRAFAFRYVYGPDRDQMKLFISWPSLNNAIPLYRCNNNNCRKCIDNNGAIDPVCHS